Proteins encoded together in one Impatiens glandulifera chromosome 1, dImpGla2.1, whole genome shotgun sequence window:
- the LOC124939569 gene encoding uncharacterized protein LOC124939569, whose protein sequence is MASSSSSSASTTHLFHNLTSIKLDHKNFLIWKSQILPTLKGFGLYPFVTGTNSAPEAFLQVDAADGSSVLTPNPAFTIWEEQDQRILSWLLSTLSESILVQVVGESCTTSKALWSALERTFASQSQARLMQLRLQLQTVKKGSLSMAEYLQKIKSIIDSLAGVGKNISQQDFIIYALGGLGPEYESLTVAVTTRTDPIAIEDLQGMLLTHEIHLESLHSNSPTANLAFGSRGISKPSHFQRSRCSVSSPSDYSAENETVNRLSSQNSNGYQINGSSSSSKFSHSDRASTIGLGGPSTNGPSILGRGPRGPIEIKYNVNCVVVLVMRLMFVDRVCFVIFAITGHSIETCRRRQNQNSTTHSAMMATPSSVYDSAWYPDSGATDHLTTNLDNLSISTPYNGTETIKMRDELIHSNVWGPAPLFSTNGFRYFVHFIDDYSRFTWLYPIYRKYDVLPTFIKFKTLVENQFNTSIKTLQSDWGGEYRSLKSYLETHGIQHRLSCPHTSEQNGVAERKIRHLTEMGLTLLAHASMPLSYWDDAFLTSMYLINRLPSNVSPISHLPFLPHSSPPISPILTSQIPVVPSSPKSQHSSSSSNSNHPSSPINSPTSNSYQPSSSTNSSSINPLTPTRGLTTVIHAPECSSHHMITHAKTRALHNANIATISTSPPTCFSTANKDTKWRSAMANEFNTLIQNKTCLVVKHTTIRTIISLAVTRQWPIHQLDVSNAFLHGTLHDEVFMSQSPGFTHPDYPNHVCKLHKELYGLKQAPREWYTTLKSALLSIGFQESKNDSSLFMYHSPQITSLFLVYVDDIIFTSNSSSHISSIISQLNHIFPLKDLGPLHYFLGIEAHRSTSGIFLSQSKYINEILIRANISDSKPLNTPISYGSSLSRHDGDTLPEPFLYRSIVGALQYLTHTRPELAFAVNRACQFMQSPTTTHWSAVKRILRYLRHTPHHGLLIRPSSSLDICTFSDSDWAGCPDDRRSTTGYCIFLGDNLISWNSKKQQVVARSSTESEYRALAHATAELI, encoded by the exons ATggcctcttcttcatcttcttccgcTTCAACCACTCATCTCTTCCACAATCTCACATCCATTAAACTCGATCACAAAAACTTTCTTATTTGGAAATCTCAAATCTTACCTACCCTTAAAGGTTTTGGTCTTTATCCATTTGTTACTGGAACTAATTCTGCCCCTGAAGCTTTTCTCCAAGTCGATGCTGCTGACGGATCTAGTGTCCTCACTCCAAATCCTGCTTTTACCATCTGGGAGGAGCAAGATCAGAGAATCCTTTCATGGCTTCTCTCCACCCTTTCAGAATCCATCCTAGTCCAAGTGGTTGGTGAATCATGCACTACATCTAAAGCCCTTTGGTCTGCTTTAGAACGCACATTCGCCTCTCAATCTCAAGCTCGTCTAATGCAgcttcgtcttcaacttcagACGGTAAAGAAGGGCTCACTCTCGATGGCCGAATATttacagaaaataaaatcaatcatcgaTAGTCTCGCTGGTGTTGGAAAAAACATATCTCAACAAGATTTCATCATTTATGCTTTGGGAGGACTCGGTCCTGAATACGAATCTCTCACTGTAGCGGTAACCACTCGCACTGACCCCATCGCCATCGAAGACCTCCAAGGAATGCTTCTTACACATGAGATTCATCTTGAATCACTCCACTCTAACTCTCCAACTGCTAATCTTGCATTTGGATCGAGagggatttcaaaaccatcCCACTTCCAACGATCGCGATGTTCGGTCTCCTCTCCGAGTGATTATAGTGCAGAAAATGAAACTGTCAATAGATTGAGCTCCCAGAATTCTAatggatatcaaataaatgggTCTTCAAGTTCATCTAAATTTTCACACTCCGACCGGGCTTCTACTATCGGGTTAGGGGGTCCTTCTACTAATGGGCCTTCTATTTTGGGTCGTGGGCCTCGGGGcccaatagaaataaaatacaatgtcAATTGTGTGGTCGTTTTGGTCATGCGGCTAATGTTTGTCGATCGGGTCTGTTTTGTAATATTTGCAATTACAGGTCATTCGATTGAAACTTGCCGACGTCGTCAGAATCAAAATTCAACGACACACTCTGCTATGATGGCTACACCTTCTTCTGTTTATGACTCGGCTTGGTATCCCGACTCTGGTGCTACTGACCATCTCACGACGAACCTTGACAATCTTAGCATCTCAACTCCATATAATGGTACAGAAACTATTAAAATGAGAGACG AATTAATACATTCTAACGTTTGGGGTCCTGCTCCTCTTTTCTCTACTAACGGTTTTCGATATTTTGTCCATTTTATCGATGACTACAGCCGCTTTACTTGGCTATATCCTATCTATAGAAAATATGATGTCTtgccaacttttattaaatttaagacacTTGTTGAAAATCAATTCAACACATCTATCAAAACTCTACAATCTGATTGGGGAGGCGAATATAGAAGTCTGAAATCTTATCTTGAAACTCATGGCATCCAACACCGTCTATCATGCCCTCATACAAGTGAacaaaatggtgttgctgaacGCAAGATTCGCCACCTTACAGAAATGGGCCTCACTCTTCTTGCTCATGCTTCTATGCCCCTATCTTATTGGGATGATGCGTTTCTGACAAGTATGTATCTCATTAATCGTCTTCCTTCAAATG TCTCTCCAATATCGCACCTTCCTTTTTTGCCACATTCATCACCACCAATCTCCCCAATTTTAACATCACAAATCCCTGTAGTACCATCTTCTCCAAAATCCCAacactcatcatcatcatcaaactccAACCATCCATCTTCACCAATCAACTCGCCAACATCAAACTCCTatcaaccatcatcatcaaCCAACTCATCTTCAATCAACCCTCTTACTCCCACACGTGGACTTACCACCGTTATACATGCTCCTGAATGTTCCtctcatcatatgatcacacATGCCAAAACTCGTGCCCTTCACAATGCTAACATTGCCACCATCTCCACCTCTCCACCCACATGTTTCTCCACCGCCAATAAAGATACTAAATGGCGTTCTGCCATGGCAAATGAGTTTAACACTCTAATTCAAAACAAGACGTG CCTAGTTGTCAAACATACTACCATCCGAACCATCATCTCACTTGCCGTCACTCGGCAATGGCCTATTCATCAACTCGATGTTAGTAATGCATTTTTACATGGAACTCTACACGATGAAGTTTTTATGTCTCAATCGCCTGGGTTCACTCATCCTGATTATCCTAATCATGTGTGCAAACTTCACAAAGAACTCTATGGACTCAAACAAGCTCCCCGTGAATGGTATACTACCTTGAAATCTGCTCTTCTTTCCATTGGTTTTCAAGAATCCAAaaatgattcttctttattcatGTACCACTCTCCACAAATTACATCGTTATTTCTTGTGtacgtggatgatattatattcactaGTAACTCTTCCTCTCACATCTCCTCAATCATCTCTCAACTTAACCACATTTTCCCTCTTAAAGATTTAGGTCCACTACACTATTTTCTTGGGATTGAAGCTCATCGATCTACCTCCggcatttttctctctcaatcaaaatatatcaatgaAATTCTTATCCGAGCCAATATTAGTGACTCAAAACCTCTTAATACTCCAATCTCTTATGGGTCATCTTTATCTCGCCATGATGGTGATACTCTTCCTGAACCATTTTTGTATCGCAGCATTGTTGGTGCTCTCCAATATTTGACGCATACTCGACCTGAACTAGCATTTGCTGTCAATCGTGCATGCCAATTCATGCAGTCTCCTACCACCACTCATTGGTCTGCAGTAAAAAGAATACTCCGCTACCTTCGTCATACTCCTCATCATGGACTTCTCATTCGTCCATCATCTTCTCTCGATATATGTACCTTTTCTGACTCCGACTGGGCTGGTTGTCCGGACGATCGTCGCTCCACAACTGGCTACTGCATATTTCTTGGTGACAATCTTATTTCTTGGAATTCAAAGAAACAACAAGTTGTTGCTCGGTCTAGTACTGAGTCTGAGTATCGAGCTCTAGCTCATGCCACTGCTGAACTCATCTAG